From the Candidatus Peregrinibacteria bacterium genome, one window contains:
- a CDS encoding UDP-glucose/GDP-mannose dehydrogenase family protein — MRITIFGTGYVGLVTGVCFAEVGHEVLCIDIDAQKIALLQEGKTPFFEPGLSELVRKNIAEKRLYFGTDAKEGVQFASAVFCSVGTPPSCSIGHEPDLSAVFAISKTFGQFVKGEKILVNKSTVPPGTAEKCRIIVASEIASRGKGDTISFDVVSNPEFLQEGCAIENTLHPDRILAGTTSDTSEAILREIYAPFLCSNTPFLRVSPQTAETIKYAANCFLATKISFMNEIARFCDAVGADVSDVAQAMGCDPRIGSSFLRAGVGYGGSCLPKDVSGLLFSGEQAKTPFRILESVREVNETQREVFLEKLFSLLPDVSGKTIALLGLSFKPNTDDIREAPSLKILNRLLELGARVRAFDPVAMNNISREVSHENFSCAKDPYVTVQGVDAVLLLTEWSEFQNLDMKRIVGLMKGDIFIDGRNMFHPLQMREFGFQYVGIGRN, encoded by the coding sequence ATGCGAATTACCATTTTTGGAACGGGCTATGTAGGGCTTGTGACAGGAGTGTGTTTCGCGGAAGTTGGGCATGAAGTACTGTGCATAGATATTGATGCCCAAAAAATAGCGCTTCTTCAGGAAGGAAAAACTCCGTTTTTTGAGCCAGGACTCTCGGAATTGGTACGGAAAAATATTGCAGAAAAACGACTCTATTTTGGAACAGATGCCAAGGAGGGGGTGCAATTTGCCTCGGCAGTTTTTTGTTCTGTGGGAACTCCACCATCATGTTCTATTGGGCATGAACCAGATCTTTCTGCGGTATTTGCCATTTCCAAAACGTTTGGACAATTTGTGAAAGGAGAGAAAATTCTCGTCAATAAATCTACCGTTCCTCCCGGAACAGCTGAAAAATGTCGAATTATTGTAGCTTCTGAAATTGCTTCTCGTGGGAAGGGCGATACTATTTCCTTTGACGTTGTGAGTAATCCCGAGTTTTTACAAGAAGGATGTGCTATTGAAAACACTCTGCACCCCGATCGTATTTTGGCGGGAACAACCTCAGACACTTCTGAAGCGATTTTGCGAGAAATTTATGCGCCATTTCTTTGCTCGAATACTCCTTTTCTTCGTGTTTCTCCACAAACGGCAGAAACCATAAAGTATGCTGCGAATTGTTTTTTGGCGACAAAAATTTCGTTTATGAATGAAATCGCTCGTTTTTGTGATGCGGTAGGAGCAGATGTCAGTGATGTTGCTCAGGCGATGGGGTGCGATCCGCGCATTGGGTCATCATTCCTTCGTGCTGGCGTGGGTTATGGAGGGAGTTGTCTTCCTAAAGATGTTTCGGGTCTTCTTTTCTCTGGAGAGCAGGCAAAAACCCCCTTTCGCATTCTCGAATCTGTTCGTGAGGTAAATGAGACCCAAAGAGAGGTATTTCTCGAAAAACTCTTTTCTCTCTTGCCAGACGTTTCTGGGAAAACCATTGCCCTATTGGGACTTTCGTTTAAGCCAAATACCGATGATATTCGTGAAGCGCCATCACTCAAAATTCTCAATCGTCTTCTGGAATTGGGCGCACGGGTTCGTGCCTTTGATCCTGTAGCAATGAACAATATTTCACGAGAAGTTTCTCATGAGAATTTTTCTTGTGCAAAAGATCCGTATGTTACCGTGCAAGGAGTAGACGCGGTTCTTCTTCTTACGGAATGGAGTGAGTTTCAGAATTTGGATATGAAACGTATCGTAGGGCTTATGAAGGGAGATATTTTCATAGATGGACGCAATATGTTTCATCCTTTGCAGATGCGAGAATTTGGATTTCAATATGTGGGAATAGGGAGAAACTAA
- a CDS encoding S-layer homology domain-containing protein, translated as MRRLWRSLLGTWTALAVVLNIIGSSVLAPIATADDTTVVQTTETNSGIFTAPNLGSLFLTDEGETEPSEETTGTEENTGTEPSEETTGTEENTGTEPSEETTGTEENTGTEPSEETTGDGTSPTTEDSNTAENSSGGNISGGSSPKTLSIDGEEFKVQTNFAPVFEAAHECNDECNGTSYSLTSQKTYNPSSAWDNDQITFCESRDLEIPSQIDVTQGNAGNHWANITFQINGGNPISCLYQGGSAQSHPNNQIELDKGMFWNTFQGCFENYNGAVPPNQTPTGDTVGSTITGVTGILLNLNGDNQQPANATPITEGTVTITNQTSQCPARYDFGDAPDYVPAPITCSGENCSDSTGGEYNGAFGTFSKPSHDKEGHDSDPLGPQYKTLLANDGARHIVFPEFHLGNTIDYEENGQPTMGADGDDETLVGITADHAVIDDEDGVEFTSRLIAGQTATVTVNASASGYLNAWIDFERDGRWEKKDRIFKGKLLDAGDNFLSFEVPEWAKYNISTYARFRFSSTEVLDANGEAPDGEVEDYQVNLETGYCGDGAVNQVWEQCDSGGESGFGADGNHKKRSCTDKCQNADSNVCTDLTLARVVLTNGKNWGNGDMSTDIYLGDDEYPVPAGTWFPLYLNGEFFTDAPMTGNYDNVPGLAVERTVDAEQGSTVRLMLYGEHEGSGNKEYAEGRIEFWPTQPKGQRNTDAETKVEKPFNGSGKGLFKPEDDEISLHENSSLFSLTVNKKSDSFYTDYDPSGACMITIAGCKWDDTDGNGEWDEGEEGIPNWNLLVSPKLYPEEPVVDPWDQYFIPSGYIGGGHRDHDNGDDDNNNDTPEGYYEIKTDENGCYEIAVEKGDYIVTEEEREGWTQTFPNDNGEQCFGGDKNGEDQHECQNEYPSSCFVSEYEDYTRCDFGNRPPLDYGDAPVRKHCSSDALEIQSDEELSAFCKGDDQEKEEGDAPQSDTKFIFLANGESEVTTDNHHRKEETSGYPTLFEQDGARHLSSELYLGRKIDTEQDGQPTYGADGDDENEGISSSEEDEAWGEYDDDHHHSSDDEDGVRFITALIPGYNAKVEVEATADGYLDSWVDFNRDFDWDDEGEQIFTSEPVVKGKNILSFMVPADAKTRTTYARFRVSSEGGLSPRGIAYDGEVEDYSVEITKEGYCGDGKMNQVWEQCDAGGISIFSVDGYKKTCNDKCQFEQDEECRDLSLARIVTENIENWDDGDADSQIFLGQDDTSFPAGTWFALHFEGHSFEDPAMIPNIYEDVPGIAVQRQAGKLLTMLHGSHDDGKEHVEGAIEFWQATPLSQYSEEDQNKVENPFDDSGIGEFNPEDDELSISENRSNFWLTTKHADDSFWTEYDSFHCQQPDDTGDDDDSTGGTTGDDDDSTGGTTGDDDDTSSNDQDADGVLDDVDNCPLNSNSDQLDTDNDGLGNACDPHPESECTECATSYDMMSPSSQGVADDFLFFCEAKTLLIPQSVSVTSGSSVGQTAWLSFDRDGTPVTCRYNGTESGTTFEFEKCFENLFSTTSIEIPAITVFASDGEETPTSDVAGGQFTTTVISFAVSNAGAGVEGAISLENVGECPILETNTGGGTSTTGDDDDSTGGGTTGDDDDSTGGGTTTVSSASTGGSSGGGQAFCSNPPVISNVFPIKNGVYHNLSEVSFEVTKDANQSKIVIKIDGEEIPVTVTDNGDTFLVTADVSELNLAGDVLINLYAPAPHPLCWKNAVYLVTVDPNATETDDGKVFNESDFESGANGELFSEDSVQKLQDLGIVNDGDYNEDDALTRAEAAKIIFGALGLSTEGVEVTEQLFPDVLMNHWISPYLQILKGKGIVNGYGDGLFRPDNNLSRVEAYKLLYKATGKDVNEITEDASCSDLEASAWYLPYIRTAFFDGILITESDGLVCKPHALITRGEFANLVVQFFDL; from the coding sequence ATGAGGCGTCTCTGGCGATCTCTGCTCGGCACATGGACAGCGCTTGCTGTAGTGCTGAACATTATCGGTAGCTCGGTACTTGCGCCCATCGCAACTGCCGATGATACCACGGTTGTACAAACAACCGAAACAAACTCGGGCATATTCACTGCCCCAAATCTCGGCTCTCTATTTCTTACCGATGAGGGGGAAACAGAACCTTCTGAAGAGACAACAGGTACCGAAGAAAACACCGGTACAGAACCTTCTGAAGAGACAACGGGTACCGAAGAAAACACCGGTACAGAACCTTCTGAAGAGACAACGGGTACCGAAGAAAACACCGGTACAGAACCTTCTGAAGAGACAACAGGAGATGGAACTTCCCCAACAACGGAAGACTCCAATACCGCGGAAAATTCTAGCGGAGGAAATATCTCTGGTGGATCATCTCCAAAAACCCTCAGCATTGATGGGGAAGAATTTAAGGTGCAAACAAATTTTGCTCCCGTTTTTGAGGCAGCACACGAGTGTAATGACGAATGCAATGGCACATCATACTCATTAACTTCTCAAAAAACGTATAATCCTTCTTCTGCATGGGACAATGATCAGATTACTTTCTGTGAATCACGTGATTTGGAAATTCCTTCGCAAATTGATGTAACCCAAGGAAACGCAGGAAACCACTGGGCAAACATTACGTTTCAAATAAACGGAGGAAACCCTATTAGTTGTTTATATCAGGGTGGATCAGCTCAGTCACATCCGAATAATCAAATTGAACTCGATAAAGGAATGTTCTGGAATACATTTCAAGGATGTTTCGAAAATTACAATGGTGCTGTTCCTCCAAACCAAACTCCAACTGGAGATACGGTTGGATCAACTATTACCGGAGTAACTGGTATTTTGTTGAATCTAAACGGAGACAATCAACAACCAGCAAATGCCACTCCTATTACGGAGGGGACCGTTACTATTACCAATCAGACATCACAATGCCCCGCTCGATACGACTTTGGAGATGCGCCAGATTATGTTCCTGCTCCTATTACGTGTAGTGGTGAAAACTGTTCCGACTCTACCGGAGGCGAATATAATGGTGCATTTGGAACCTTTTCAAAACCAAGCCATGACAAAGAAGGTCATGATAGTGATCCTCTTGGTCCACAGTACAAAACATTGCTCGCCAATGATGGAGCGCGACATATTGTTTTTCCAGAGTTTCACCTTGGAAACACTATCGACTATGAAGAGAATGGTCAGCCAACCATGGGGGCAGATGGTGATGATGAGACTCTCGTTGGAATAACAGCAGATCATGCCGTTATCGATGATGAAGACGGAGTAGAATTTACGAGTAGACTCATTGCCGGACAAACCGCTACCGTTACAGTAAATGCTTCTGCAAGCGGATATTTGAACGCTTGGATCGATTTTGAGCGTGATGGAAGGTGGGAGAAAAAAGACCGTATCTTTAAGGGAAAACTCCTTGATGCCGGCGATAACTTCCTCTCTTTTGAGGTTCCAGAATGGGCAAAGTATAACATCTCTACCTACGCCCGTTTCCGCTTCAGTTCAACCGAAGTTTTGGATGCCAATGGAGAAGCTCCCGATGGAGAAGTAGAAGACTATCAGGTGAATCTTGAGACCGGTTACTGTGGAGATGGTGCTGTAAACCAAGTATGGGAACAGTGTGATTCCGGAGGAGAAAGTGGATTTGGTGCAGATGGAAATCACAAAAAACGTTCCTGTACCGATAAATGCCAAAATGCCGATAGCAATGTCTGCACCGACCTCACACTTGCCCGCGTTGTTTTGACAAACGGAAAAAACTGGGGAAATGGTGACATGAGCACAGATATTTACCTTGGAGATGATGAGTATCCTGTTCCTGCTGGAACATGGTTTCCTCTCTATCTCAATGGAGAATTCTTTACTGATGCGCCTATGACAGGAAACTACGATAACGTTCCTGGACTCGCAGTAGAAAGAACAGTTGACGCAGAACAGGGAAGCACTGTTCGTCTCATGCTCTACGGAGAACACGAAGGAAGCGGCAATAAAGAATATGCCGAAGGACGTATTGAGTTCTGGCCAACACAGCCAAAAGGACAGCGTAATACTGATGCCGAAACAAAAGTAGAAAAGCCCTTTAATGGGAGTGGAAAAGGACTTTTTAAACCGGAGGATGACGAAATTTCGCTTCACGAAAACAGCTCACTTTTTTCGCTTACCGTCAATAAAAAAAGCGACAGTTTTTATACCGACTATGACCCTTCTGGCGCATGTATGATTACTATTGCTGGATGTAAATGGGATGATACCGATGGAAATGGGGAATGGGACGAGGGCGAAGAAGGAATTCCAAATTGGAATCTTCTTGTTTCTCCAAAATTGTATCCAGAAGAACCAGTAGTAGATCCATGGGATCAATACTTCATTCCAAGCGGATACATAGGTGGTGGTCATAGGGACCACGACAACGGAGACGATGACAATAATAATGACACTCCCGAGGGATATTACGAAATCAAAACAGATGAGAATGGATGCTATGAGATTGCTGTAGAAAAGGGAGACTATATCGTTACCGAAGAAGAACGCGAGGGATGGACACAAACCTTCCCCAACGATAATGGAGAACAATGCTTCGGAGGAGACAAGAACGGAGAAGATCAGCATGAGTGCCAAAATGAATATCCTAGCTCCTGTTTTGTTTCTGAATATGAGGATTATACAAGATGCGACTTTGGGAACCGACCTCCACTCGATTACGGAGATGCGCCGGTTCGTAAGCATTGCTCCTCAGATGCCCTTGAAATACAAAGCGATGAAGAGCTTTCCGCTTTCTGCAAAGGAGATGATCAAGAAAAGGAAGAAGGAGATGCTCCACAGTCCGATACAAAGTTTATTTTTTTGGCAAATGGTGAATCAGAGGTAACAACCGATAATCATCATCGGAAAGAAGAAACATCTGGATATCCAACGCTTTTTGAACAAGATGGTGCACGACACCTTTCGAGTGAGCTTTACCTCGGACGAAAAATTGATACAGAACAAGATGGACAACCAACCTATGGAGCAGATGGAGATGATGAAAATGAAGGAATCTCCTCTTCTGAAGAAGATGAAGCATGGGGAGAATACGATGACGATCACCACCACTCATCCGATGATGAAGATGGTGTACGATTCATCACTGCACTTATTCCCGGTTACAATGCAAAGGTAGAAGTAGAGGCAACAGCAGATGGATACCTTGATTCTTGGGTCGATTTCAACCGAGACTTTGACTGGGATGACGAAGGAGAGCAGATTTTTACAAGCGAACCAGTAGTCAAGGGGAAGAATATTCTTTCCTTTATGGTTCCTGCTGATGCAAAAACGCGAACAACCTACGCTCGCTTCCGCGTCAGCTCTGAGGGAGGGCTTTCCCCAAGAGGAATTGCCTATGACGGAGAAGTGGAAGACTATTCTGTAGAAATTACGAAAGAAGGATATTGTGGTGACGGAAAAATGAATCAGGTTTGGGAACAGTGCGACGCAGGAGGTATCTCTATCTTCTCTGTCGATGGATACAAAAAAACCTGTAACGACAAATGCCAATTCGAGCAAGACGAAGAGTGTCGCGATCTTTCGCTCGCTCGCATCGTTACGGAAAACATTGAAAACTGGGACGACGGAGACGCAGATTCACAAATCTTCTTGGGGCAGGACGACACTTCTTTCCCTGCTGGAACGTGGTTTGCGCTTCACTTTGAAGGACATTCCTTTGAAGACCCTGCAATGATTCCAAATATTTACGAAGATGTCCCCGGTATTGCCGTTCAGAGACAAGCAGGAAAACTCCTCACCATGCTCCATGGAAGTCATGATGATGGAAAAGAACACGTTGAAGGAGCTATTGAATTTTGGCAGGCAACTCCCCTCTCACAATACAGTGAAGAAGATCAGAATAAGGTAGAAAATCCGTTTGACGACTCTGGTATTGGTGAATTCAACCCTGAAGATGATGAGCTTTCTATCTCTGAAAACCGATCAAACTTCTGGCTCACTACCAAGCATGCGGATGACAGCTTCTGGACGGAATATGATTCATTCCATTGCCAGCAACCAGATGACACTGGTGATGACGATGATAGTACCGGAGGAACAACTGGTGATGACGATGATAGCACCGGAGGAACAACTGGTGATGACGATGATACGTCCTCAAACGACCAAGATGCAGATGGTGTTCTTGATGATGTTGATAATTGTCCACTCAATTCCAATAGCGATCAGTTGGATACAGATAACGATGGACTCGGGAATGCGTGTGATCCTCACCCCGAGTCAGAGTGTACTGAATGCGCTACTAGCTACGATATGATGTCTCCTTCTTCACAAGGAGTAGCAGACGACTTCCTGTTCTTTTGTGAGGCAAAAACGCTTCTCATTCCTCAGAGTGTAAGTGTTACTTCTGGAAGTTCCGTTGGACAAACCGCTTGGCTTTCGTTTGACCGTGACGGTACCCCCGTAACCTGTCGTTACAATGGAACTGAGTCTGGAACAACGTTTGAATTTGAAAAGTGCTTTGAAAACCTCTTTAGCACAACTTCTATTGAAATTCCGGCAATAACTGTCTTCGCAAGTGATGGAGAAGAGACACCAACAAGCGATGTTGCCGGTGGTCAATTCACCACTACAGTTATCTCATTCGCAGTCAGTAATGCAGGAGCAGGTGTAGAAGGAGCAATATCTCTTGAAAACGTTGGGGAATGTCCTATCTTAGAAACAAATACTGGTGGAGGTACTTCAACGACCGGTGATGACGATGATAGCACCGGAGGAGGAACGACTGGTGATGACGATGATAGCACCGGAGGAGGAACGACTACCGTTTCCTCAGCATCAACGGGCGGATCATCTGGCGGAGGGCAAGCTTTTTGTAGCAATCCTCCGGTCATTTCAAACGTCTTCCCAATAAAAAATGGAGTCTATCACAACCTCAGTGAAGTATCTTTCGAGGTTACGAAAGATGCAAACCAGTCGAAAATTGTTATAAAAATAGATGGAGAAGAAATTCCCGTTACCGTTACCGATAACGGCGATACATTCCTCGTTACCGCAGATGTTTCCGAGCTCAATTTAGCGGGAGATGTTCTCATCAATCTCTACGCTCCAGCGCCCCATCCTCTCTGCTGGAAAAATGCTGTTTATCTCGTAACTGTTGATCCAAATGCCACTGAAACTGATGACGGAAAAGTATTTAACGAATCCGATTTTGAGAGTGGCGCAAACGGAGAACTTTTCTCAGAAGACAGTGTCCAGAAACTCCAAGACCTTGGTATTGTGAATGATGGAGACTACAACGAAGACGATGCGCTTACTCGAGCTGAAGCCGCAAAAATTATTTTCGGCGCTCTGGGACTTTCTACTGAAGGAGTAGAAGTTACCGAACAGCTCTTCCCCGATGTTCTTATGAATCATTGGATTTCTCCCTACCTTCAAATTTTGAAAGGAAAAGGAATCGTCAATGGATATGGTGATGGGCTTTTTCGACCAGACAACAATTTGAGCCGAGTAGAAGCCTACAAATTGCTCTACAAAGCAACAGGAAAAGATGTTAATGAAATTACCGAAGATGCTTCCTGCTCAGACCTTGAGGCATCTGCATGGTACCTTCCTTACATTCGAACTGCTTTCTTTGATGGAATTCTCATCACAGAATCAGACGGACTTGTGTGCAAACCTCATGCGCTTATTACTCGCGGAGAATTTGCCAATCTTGTAGTTCAGTTCTTTGATCTCTAA
- a CDS encoding S8 family serine peptidase, with product MKYLQGVRAKFALFFVFVTALFLFLLLFYSESTSQNTISDDMASLHKKFEVIRSESLFTGKTVSMAKNRNFLADIFQAETSPSETSEILVETKTGETLLLTSRQKGVASKMVAEYQSLPSVSVAEENQEGAFFTEDSFELSPSFSQKNDLPLKEREAPTVIVAVLDSGIDAFHPALSGEIWENKVEKNGRIGKDDDGNGLIDDISGWNFLSKNSDVSDDIGHGTHISGIIVAHETPMSSMRGVSSVGTKIMPLKIADKKHGLRLSGVLRALAYAQEQKVDVINMSFGFAEPSSLLHKSITNFVQTGGVIVSAAGNSGDEHKFYPAAYSEVYAVSSANLQGGRRESSTYGTWVDASAPAKLLSTLPDGKYGAKTGTSQAAAFMTGMYAREKFQHPERSSDDLLSTLSGLSERFSTVSIPAQKDLSISSQKWVSPALHALRMQEQLSAEKQESLDMNRLVTKTEAVVLLGELFPEWNEVRSLIAVHFMDDPHFSSISPSPYDIAEEIVTYDNLSRELLPFSEAKNILDDIFAIARSKASPPSVPKNFGQYVFLTRSEFYSLLNIYFVQ from the coding sequence ATGAAATATCTTCAGGGTGTTCGCGCAAAATTTGCTCTCTTTTTTGTTTTTGTAACAGCACTTTTTCTCTTTCTTCTTCTTTTTTATTCTGAAAGTACTTCTCAAAATACCATTTCTGATGATATGGCTTCTCTCCATAAAAAGTTCGAAGTCATTCGTTCGGAATCTCTCTTCACCGGAAAAACGGTGAGCATGGCTAAAAATAGAAATTTCTTAGCAGATATTTTTCAGGCGGAGACTTCGCCCTCTGAGACTTCAGAAATTCTTGTTGAAACGAAAACAGGGGAGACTCTTCTTTTAACGAGTCGACAAAAAGGTGTTGCTTCAAAAATGGTTGCCGAATATCAATCCCTTCCATCTGTTTCTGTGGCAGAAGAGAATCAGGAGGGGGCTTTTTTTACAGAAGATAGCTTTGAATTATCTCCATCTTTTTCTCAAAAAAATGACCTTCCGTTGAAAGAGAGAGAGGCTCCCACTGTCATTGTTGCCGTGCTTGATAGTGGTATTGATGCCTTTCACCCCGCTCTTTCTGGGGAAATTTGGGAAAATAAAGTCGAGAAAAACGGAAGAATCGGAAAAGATGATGATGGAAATGGGCTTATAGATGATATTTCTGGATGGAATTTTCTCTCAAAGAATTCAGATGTCTCCGATGATATTGGGCATGGTACTCATATTTCTGGTATTATCGTGGCGCACGAAACTCCCATGTCTTCTATGAGAGGGGTGAGTTCGGTTGGAACAAAGATTATGCCCCTCAAAATTGCGGATAAAAAACACGGATTGCGATTATCGGGTGTGTTGCGTGCGTTAGCGTATGCTCAGGAACAAAAGGTAGACGTGATAAACATGAGCTTTGGTTTTGCCGAACCATCGTCACTCCTTCATAAGTCGATCACAAATTTTGTTCAAACTGGTGGTGTTATTGTTTCTGCCGCAGGAAATTCTGGAGATGAACATAAATTTTATCCAGCCGCATATTCAGAAGTTTATGCGGTTTCTTCTGCCAACCTCCAAGGAGGGAGGCGAGAGTCCTCCACCTATGGTACTTGGGTAGATGCAAGTGCTCCTGCAAAACTGTTGAGCACGCTCCCCGATGGAAAATACGGTGCAAAAACCGGAACATCTCAAGCGGCCGCTTTTATGACAGGAATGTATGCACGCGAAAAGTTTCAGCACCCAGAGCGTTCTTCCGATGATCTTTTAAGTACACTAAGTGGGCTTTCGGAGAGATTTTCAACGGTTTCAATTCCAGCGCAAAAAGATCTTTCGATTTCTTCTCAAAAATGGGTTTCTCCAGCTCTTCATGCTCTTAGGATGCAAGAACAGCTTTCTGCAGAAAAACAGGAATCCCTTGATATGAATCGCCTTGTTACCAAAACAGAAGCAGTTGTTCTTTTGGGAGAACTTTTTCCAGAATGGAACGAAGTTCGATCTCTTATCGCTGTTCATTTTATGGATGATCCTCATTTTTCAAGCATCTCACCCTCGCCTTACGATATCGCGGAAGAAATAGTGACTTACGACAATCTCTCTCGTGAACTTCTTCCGTTTTCTGAAGCAAAAAATATTCTCGATGATATTTTTGCAATTGCTCGTTCTAAAGCTTCTCCCCCAAGTGTTCCCAAAAACTTTGGTCAATATGTTTTTCTTACTCGCTCAGAATTTTATTCTCTTTTGAATATATATTTTGTTCAATAA
- a CDS encoding GDP-mannose 4,6-dehydratase produces the protein MRVLVTGSAGFIGSHICHILCSRGDSVVGLDNFNEYYDSRRKRKNTADVLKNFPTNFRVVEGDILDVILLGDLCASEHFDAIIHLAARAGVRASLEDPFLTEKVNIRGTLRVFDAARRFAIPKVIYASSSSVYGDCRDIPFRESQFLRPVSPYAATKLANENDAYIFSSAHGLQTIGFRFFTVYGPRGRPDMAPYLFTDRIARGLPLPKFGDGTTARDYTFIDDIVSGVMSALDHFSEPYGVFNLGNAEVTTLNEFIALIENILGKKAIIQQLPFQQGDVTITNADITLAREKLGFLPKTSLRQGMEKFVEWYAREIFSEKG, from the coding sequence ATGCGTGTTCTCGTTACCGGTTCTGCCGGATTCATTGGTTCTCATATTTGTCACATACTGTGTTCCCGAGGAGATTCTGTCGTAGGACTTGATAATTTCAACGAGTATTATGATAGTCGCCGAAAACGAAAAAATACTGCTGATGTACTCAAAAACTTCCCCACAAATTTTCGAGTTGTAGAAGGAGATATTCTCGATGTCATTCTCCTTGGCGATCTCTGCGCTTCAGAGCACTTTGACGCCATTATTCACCTTGCGGCGCGAGCGGGAGTTCGAGCGAGTTTAGAAGATCCATTCTTGACGGAAAAAGTGAATATTCGTGGAACCCTTCGTGTTTTTGATGCTGCACGACGTTTTGCTATTCCAAAAGTTATTTATGCGAGTAGCAGTTCTGTGTATGGCGATTGTCGAGACATTCCCTTTCGAGAAAGTCAATTCCTCCGCCCTGTTTCTCCGTATGCGGCAACAAAATTAGCGAACGAAAATGATGCCTATATTTTCTCTTCTGCTCATGGCTTGCAAACCATAGGATTCCGATTTTTTACCGTATACGGTCCACGAGGAAGACCCGATATGGCGCCGTACCTTTTTACCGATCGCATTGCCCGTGGATTGCCACTCCCAAAATTTGGTGATGGAACAACTGCCCGTGATTATACCTTTATCGACGATATTGTTTCTGGGGTTATGTCTGCACTCGATCATTTTTCTGAGCCGTATGGTGTTTTTAATCTCGGAAATGCTGAGGTGACAACTCTGAACGAGTTTATTGCACTTATTGAAAATATTCTCGGAAAAAAAGCGATTATTCAACAACTTCCTTTCCAACAGGGAGACGTAACTATCACGAATGCGGATATTACTCTCGCTCGGGAAAAACTTGGGTTTTTGCCAAAAACGAGTTTGCGACAAGGAATGGAAAAATTTGTGGAGTGGTATGCACGAGAAATATTTTCGGAAAAGGGGTGA
- a CDS encoding branched-chain amino acid transaminase, whose amino-acid sequence METTPWIWMDGVFIEWEDAKVHVISHALHYGSGVFEGTRFYETPKGPAIFRLKDHTKRLFYSASTLRLPINFTEEEVNAATIETVRKNECLSGYIRPLAFFGEGKMGLRPQGATPHLIIACWPWGKYLADRPIHVKISKYIRIHPKSLIADAKVAGHYVNSILATQEVGDEDYDEALLLDFEGNIAEGPGENFFLVKDGGLHTPLLGNVLNGITRKSVFQIAQDLGISVSERIIHPEEIWEADEAFFTGTAAEVTPIGTVDRKPIGNGEEGEMTKKIREIFFSAVTGKNQKYEEWLTFV is encoded by the coding sequence ATGGAAACAACACCTTGGATCTGGATGGATGGAGTATTTATAGAATGGGAAGACGCAAAAGTGCATGTTATTTCCCACGCACTTCACTATGGATCGGGGGTGTTTGAGGGAACTCGATTTTACGAAACCCCAAAAGGACCCGCTATTTTTCGCCTCAAGGATCACACAAAGCGCCTCTTTTACTCTGCTTCTACACTTCGGCTTCCCATTAACTTCACAGAAGAAGAAGTAAATGCAGCAACAATCGAAACGGTTCGGAAAAACGAATGCCTCTCAGGATACATTCGTCCTCTCGCCTTTTTTGGAGAAGGAAAAATGGGGCTTCGCCCACAAGGAGCCACTCCGCATCTTATTATCGCCTGCTGGCCATGGGGGAAATATTTGGCAGATCGCCCTATCCACGTGAAAATTTCAAAATATATCCGCATTCATCCAAAAAGCCTCATTGCTGATGCAAAAGTCGCTGGACACTATGTGAATTCTATTCTTGCTACACAAGAAGTGGGAGATGAAGACTATGATGAAGCACTTCTTCTTGATTTTGAGGGAAATATTGCAGAAGGTCCCGGAGAAAACTTTTTTCTCGTCAAAGATGGAGGTTTGCACACCCCCCTGCTCGGAAATGTGCTCAATGGCATTACGCGAAAATCTGTTTTTCAAATTGCACAAGATCTTGGGATTTCGGTATCGGAACGGATTATTCACCCAGAAGAAATTTGGGAAGCAGACGAAGCCTTTTTTACAGGAACAGCGGCAGAAGTTACCCCTATTGGAACGGTCGACAGAAAACCAATTGGGAACGGAGAAGAAGGAGAAATGACAAAGAAAATTCGAGAGATCTTCTTCAGTGCTGTTACCGGAAAAAACCAAAAATACGAAGAGTGGCTCACTTTTGTATAG